From the genome of Malus domestica chromosome 04, GDT2T_hap1, one region includes:
- the LOC103431460 gene encoding oleosin 18.5 kDa-like, translated as MARNPENLSYQLAKASTAITFSGSLSVLSSLTLTAVVIGLVAATPLLVIFSPVLVPAGVAMLLLNTGLVMSGGLGATAAMVFYWVYNYVTGQHPVGADKLDQLASTLASGVRSIKN; from the coding sequence ATGGCTCGAAATCCAGAAAACCTCTCCTATCAATTGGCCAAGGCCTCCACTGCCATAACCTTTTCCGGGTCCCTCTCCGTCCTCTCCAGTTTGACACTCACTGCCGTTGTTATCGGTTTGGTGGCAGCAACACCGTTGCTGGTGATCTTCAGCCCGGTGTTGGTACCAGCCGGAGTTGCAATGCTTCTGCTGAATACTGGGCTTGTTATGTCGGGAGGGCTTGGCGCAACAGCGGCGATGGTGTTTTACTGGGTTTACAACTATGTGACAGGACAGCACCCGGTTGGTGCTGACAAACTGGATCAGCTGGCTTCAACATTGGCGAGCGGGGTTAGAAGCATCAAGAACTGA
- the LOC103431461 gene encoding ubiquitin carboxyl-terminal hydrolase 3-like, which yields MAASDETPSAKRWLPLEANPDVMNQFLWGLGLQEDEAECYDVYGLDGELLEMVPNPVLAVLFLYPITAKTEEERMMQANEKQEPKGNVYFMKQTVGNACGTIGLLHAVGNITSEIKLVEDSFLDRFFKKTASMDPLQRAAFLESDTEVEVAHSVAANGGDTEASDNADTHFICFACADGELYELDGRKSGPISHGPSSPNSLLQDAAKVIQGMIQKNPDSLNFNVIAISKKSGGFS from the exons ATGGCTGCTTCGGACGAAACCCCGTCGGCTAAGAGATGGCTTCCTCTCGAAGCTAACCCTGATGTTATGAATCAG TTCCTTTGGGGcctgggtcttcaagaggatgAGGCAGAATGCTATGATGTTTACGGGTTGGATGGAGAACTCTTAGAAATGGTTCCGAATCCTGTACTTGCTGTCCTGTTTCTTTATCCTATAACCGCTAAG ACTGAAGAAGAGAGAATGATGCAGGCAAATGAAAAACAG GAACCCAAAGGTAATGTTTATTTTATGAAACAAACTGTGGGCAATGCTTGTGGAACAATTGGACTTCTTCATGCTGTTGGAAACATCACTTCAGAGATCAAACTTG ttgAGGATTCGTTCTTGGATAGGTTTTTCAAAAAAACTGCAAGCATGGATCCATTGCAG CGTGCAGCATTCCTTGAAAGTGACACAGAAGTGGAAGTTGCTCATTCTGTAGCAGCCAATGGTGGCGATACAGAG GCGTCCGACAATGCAGACACTCACTTTATTTGCTTTGCATGCGCGGACG GGGAACTTTATGAGCTTGATGGGAGGAAGTCAGGCCCAATCTCTCATGGTCCATCTTCACCAAACAGTCTATTGCAG GATGCAGCTAAAGTCATACAGGGCATGATCCAGAAAAATCCCGACTCCCTCAACTTCAATGTGATTGCAATTTCGAAGAAATCTGGTGGGTTTTCTTAA